The genomic interval ACTGAGCCTTGGATTTGATAGGGGTTACTGGGTGTGAGGGGAGGTACTGTGATGTAAGGTTGCTGTTGGTTATTAGAAATGGGCGGTAATGTACTTGGTAACTGTAGATAATTAGAGTTGGAATTTAAATTAGTAGGTGTTGGCGGATAGTAGTTATGAGAAGCTGGCGGTAGACTGTTAATACTAGGTTGTCTGTTAGTGGGTTGAATTGAGAGATTTGTACTAGAAGTAAAAGGACGCAATACCCAGTGTGTGGGGTTGTATCTAGATACAGGTTGTAGTTTTACCTGATTGATGTCTAGATAAATTCCATCTGCTAAATCTAAAACAATCCGAGTTATGTTGGCGTTCAATTGGGAAACTCGGACTCGTTGAATTGCGCCAGAATAACTTTGCTTGGTTGCAACATAACCCAATTTAGTATCTGGCAAGTCAATAACCAGACGTGGAGGTTGGGAAAGATAGAAATATTGCGGCTTTGTTGCTGCTGATAATATAAATTCCAGTTGTGCTGCTTCTGGATAAAATCGCCAATCGTTCAATTTAGCGATTTGTGCCGCATGAGTACTAGGAGTTTCTAAAGAAATTGCTGTGTAAAATCCCAGCAAACTGATGCTAACTCCCTGACTCCATAATAAAAACCATTTAGGTTTTCGGTTTGTATACATTATTTGATTCCTTTGCCACAAGAACCTTAATTTTGGAAGGGTGTAAGGGTTGGAAAAATATCTACCCTTTCACCAGCTAAACCCTTAGTTTTTAGTTTTCGTGCCTAACTTCACCCAATTTCTGACTTTCATAATTTACCCATATTTCAATGTGAATTTACTTTTTGTGACTTTTCTGGGGTTGATTGTTTAGCCGCAGTGAATCTCAAAGTTTGAGGAATGCCATTGACTGTGAATTGACCTGTAATTTTATCTTGATCTATCAGCTGTATTTGCATAGCGATCGCCTGACTTGAGTTAGTCTGAGAGTTGGAATCAAGACACAGAATTTTTGGATCAACTTTGCCAGAAAAACTGATCTGTTGATTTTTCAAGATACCTGTCAGTGAAGCTTGTTCAGCCTCTGCATTGGGGTTAACTGGTACTAAAGAGGCATTCAAGTAAATACCTGATTGTTGCATATTTAATACCAGAGAATTTGCGGTTTCACAACTGGGTAATTTTGTCGCCAGAGTTAGAAGGTAGCGGCCATCAACTACAGGAGGGGCTTTGAGATTGCTTTCTCCATAGGCAGTGACGGTTTTAAACAACAGTAACACTGAACCTATGGCTACTCCGTAGAAGGTTAAAGATTTAACATTCAAATGATTCATCTGTTTAACTTGTGGAAATCCAAAATCTAAAATTGCGTGACTGTTGATTCTTGGTTGCTAATTTCTGGGAGAACAGAAGCCAAATGGGATGTAACTTGGCTGTGACGGCGGGTAATAAGTAGGGAAGAACGACATTGAATAGCTAAAGCATCTGTATATCTGCCTAGGGTTTGACGTTCAATTCCCCAAACGCGGCTAGTACCAGCAATTGTCAGGTCAACTGCTTCGGAAGCTTCTACTACAGCTTGAATTGGCTCTGGAGATTCGACTGTTTTAATTTCGATGCGATCGCGTACACTAGCTGGTAATTGCTCTATCATTTTGTGCAGTTCATAACTCAACTCTTCTTGATGTTGGTTATCTCCTAGTACTTGTAAAATTCGCAACATACAGGTGTCACGGTTCAGCAAGAGCCTCAAAGCTAAAATCAAGGCTAAATCATCATGGATATTGGCTGAGTAAGGCACTAATAAATTTTCTAACCGCTCTGCACCCCGGTCTACAAACACAGCCACATCCACTGGTGCAGTACTCAGAATTTGACCAACTCGACCACCTAAGCGATTATTACTAAAAGCTGGACGGTGCCATCCCACCAGAATTAAATCAGGTTGCTCAATTTTGGCTATTTGGGCAGTTTCTCGCGCTACATTGCTCGATATGCGAATGATGGGATGTATATGAGAACGAGCTATTGGCGGTTCTAAGGTATTAATCAATTCTTCGAGTTCCAGGCGACGCTGAAGAATTAATCGTTCTGCTTCCACTGGGGTACTCTCAAAAGCATAATCTTCTTGCAATTCAATTAAGCTGAGAGGATTGACAACAGCAGGTTGTTTGTAATTCAGCGCCAGTGCTACTGCCAACTGTACCAAACCTTTTTGGGTGCTGGGATTTGCCACCGGGACTAAAATTCGATAATTAGGAGCAGATTCAACAACAGTAGCAGTTTCAGCAGATGTTTCTGCTTCTAAGTCTGGTTCAACAACATCTAATTTAATTAGGCGTTTTGGATATGTCCACTCCAGTAGCGGCGAAGTCATAAATGTTGTTACCAATGCCATAATCACCAGCATGGTAAAGACTAGGGGCGAAATTACTTTTAACTCTAAACCGATATTCAGAACAATGAGTTCTGTTAAACCGCGAGTATTCATTAACCAACCAAGAGCTGAGGCTTCGCGTTTATTAATTCCACTTACACGAGCAGCGACATAAGTGCCAATATACTTGCCTGCGATCGCCACTAGCAACACCAAGCCACACAATAACCACAAATCAGGACGATTTAATAAACCAATCTGTGTCCGCAAACCACTGTAGGCAAAAAATATTGGTAGCAGAAATATCAAAACAAAATCTTCAGTTTTGACGGCTAATTCTCGCACTAAATCTGCATTCTTGGGCATGGCGGCTCCCAATAAAAATGCCCCAAAAATCAAATGAATCCCAATTAGTTCAGTAATGAGTGCAGAGCCAACTACCGCCATATAAATTACAGCTAAAAGTAACTGGCTTAAGCGTCCAGTCCGGCGGTAGTAAGTTGCTAATCGTTTAAGAAACCAGCGCCCCACCGTCAGCATAAAACCAATGTAGACTATGCTTTCAATAATGGTAGGTATAGCACCAAAAAAATTACCAGTACGTGCTACTGCGATCGCTACTGCTAAAATACACCAGGCTGTCACATCATCTACGGCTGCACAAGTTAATGCTAGGGTTCCTAAGCGTGTTCCCTGCAAGTTATTTTCTGTAATAATTCGCGCCAATACCGGAAAAGCAGTAATTGACATTGCTGCACCTAAAAATAAGGCAAAAGCAGTAAACGAAACACCAGCATTAGAAACCAGAGGATACAGCAGTAAAGATAAAACAGTCGCCAGAGAAAACGGCACAATGATGCTGACGTTTGAGGTAAGAATTGCTGCTTGTAAGTTTCCACTAAGATATTTAGGATTAAGTTCTAACCCAATCAAAAACATGAAAAATATTAATCCCACCTGAGATAAAACATTAAGAAACGGAATTGTTTCTGGCGGGAACAAACTAGCTGCTAGATGGGGGGCAACCAATCCAAATAAAGATGGGCCAAGCATAATCCCGGCAACAATCTCACCAATTACCAAAGGTTGCTTAATTGATTTGAATGCCAGACCTATGAGCCGGGACATTCCAATAACAATCAGCACCTCGATGAGAACGAGAATAACTGTGTGCATGGTTTCCTCTGAATAACTATCTGGTTTCCCTAAGATGATTCTTGAAACAATGGGAAATTGTCAACCTAATTCATCATATTCCATGTAACTTTATGCTCTATTTCGATGTTAATTGTTGTTACAACATAGTTATAGAAATCAAGGGTG from Aulosira sp. FACHB-615 carries:
- a CDS encoding cation:proton antiporter, whose amino-acid sequence is MHTVILVLIEVLIVIGMSRLIGLAFKSIKQPLVIGEIVAGIMLGPSLFGLVAPHLAASLFPPETIPFLNVLSQVGLIFFMFLIGLELNPKYLSGNLQAAILTSNVSIIVPFSLATVLSLLLYPLVSNAGVSFTAFALFLGAAMSITAFPVLARIITENNLQGTRLGTLALTCAAVDDVTAWCILAVAIAVARTGNFFGAIPTIIESIVYIGFMLTVGRWFLKRLATYYRRTGRLSQLLLAVIYMAVVGSALITELIGIHLIFGAFLLGAAMPKNADLVRELAVKTEDFVLIFLLPIFFAYSGLRTQIGLLNRPDLWLLCGLVLLVAIAGKYIGTYVAARVSGINKREASALGWLMNTRGLTELIVLNIGLELKVISPLVFTMLVIMALVTTFMTSPLLEWTYPKRLIKLDVVEPDLEAETSAETATVVESAPNYRILVPVANPSTQKGLVQLAVALALNYKQPAVVNPLSLIELQEDYAFESTPVEAERLILQRRLELEELINTLEPPIARSHIHPIIRISSNVARETAQIAKIEQPDLILVGWHRPAFSNNRLGGRVGQILSTAPVDVAVFVDRGAERLENLLVPYSANIHDDLALILALRLLLNRDTCMLRILQVLGDNQHQEELSYELHKMIEQLPASVRDRIEIKTVESPEPIQAVVEASEAVDLTIAGTSRVWGIERQTLGRYTDALAIQCRSSLLITRRHSQVTSHLASVLPEISNQESTVTQF
- a CDS encoding AMIN domain-containing protein — translated: MYTNRKPKWFLLWSQGVSISLLGFYTAISLETPSTHAAQIAKLNDWRFYPEAAQLEFILSAATKPQYFYLSQPPRLVIDLPDTKLGYVATKQSYSGAIQRVRVSQLNANITRIVLDLADGIYLDINQVKLQPVSRYNPTHWVLRPFTSSTNLSIQPTNRQPSINSLPPASHNYYPPTPTNLNSNSNYLQLPSTLPPISNNQQQPYITVPPLTPSNPYQIQGSVLPPANFPNQPSNANNIPPLANPNFPVPTTPSTPNYQSNEVQIPVIEFGQPLPKP